In one Oscillospiraceae bacterium genomic region, the following are encoded:
- the fliD gene encoding flagellar hook-associated protein 2 has product MASVSGVSSGNVSSLYGNRNVLTGLASGMDTESMIENSVSGIRLKISGLQQKQTKLDWKQEAYRSITDKMVQFARKYTSYTSSTNLLSASFFNKAVNVVANGANAGKVSATGKTNSSVQIDSVDQLATASRYVHTAGLYSPGNSATVIRGGGSVDLAGDMQLSTLGGFMSFQYGGKSVGITFDENEVYTTAEELKNAIADKLSQQTITMDSGRSYKASELIDVQLDATTGKISFSDKKGGGNQVYLSGASDNIKDALGFTTGGDDKPDAFTVDPAKLSKTVKTAEYLSGKTMSFTLDGVTKKITLPEVASGETITAADYVSKLNKSLEKAFGTGKITAGLDYSTMGSTHLTFEIQPGSSLAVSSGVNKALGLDSTASTYLNTGKTLGELSGVLDGLTTAPVPGSGKAAKQDDGTYLDADGRLVDEQGYLLDEAGNQVQGYELRINDTLIGTYTEDTALETVLVDINSNTEAGVNVNYSKTTNQFVFQSKETGAGQQISIDSGGLAERLFGAIDPAAAGAGSNYTAGVDAKLNVTINGTAMSLVRSNNTFDVDGMSVTVKDTFAAGTEAVTFTTKADTEKIMGAIKSMVEDYNAMAKEIRDAYSTLPAQKSDKSKYEPLTESDKEDMTETAIKNYEEKAKQGLLFGDSDLSSLYGKLLSAIAPSGSDGAALRAMGLSTDYSDGLTTLSLDETALREALENNPDSVTEAFTKVAGAGSSTDGLMSKLKAQVDAYASTSGTKGILINKAGSKYSPVSLLDNSLKDQMDEYDTQIEKWQDKLSDKVDYYTRQFSRLEQLIMQMNSQSSSIMSMMGGTSS; this is encoded by the coding sequence CGAGAGCATGATTGAAAACTCGGTGAGCGGCATCCGCCTCAAAATCAGCGGTCTGCAGCAGAAGCAGACCAAGCTGGACTGGAAGCAGGAGGCGTACCGGAGCATCACCGACAAGATGGTGCAGTTCGCCCGGAAGTACACCTCCTACACCTCCTCCACCAACCTGCTCAGCGCCAGCTTTTTCAACAAGGCGGTGAACGTCGTCGCCAACGGCGCCAACGCGGGCAAGGTCTCGGCCACCGGCAAGACCAACAGCAGCGTGCAGATCGACAGCGTGGATCAGCTGGCCACCGCCAGCCGCTACGTGCACACGGCCGGGCTGTACAGCCCCGGCAACAGCGCCACGGTGATCCGGGGCGGCGGCTCGGTGGATCTGGCCGGGGATATGCAACTGAGCACCCTGGGCGGCTTTATGAGCTTTCAGTACGGCGGCAAGTCGGTGGGCATTACCTTTGACGAGAACGAGGTCTACACCACCGCCGAGGAGCTGAAAAACGCCATCGCGGACAAGCTCAGCCAGCAGACCATCACCATGGACAGCGGCAGGAGCTACAAGGCCAGCGAGCTTATCGACGTCCAGCTGGACGCCACCACCGGGAAGATCAGCTTTTCCGACAAGAAGGGCGGCGGCAACCAGGTGTACCTCAGCGGCGCCAGCGACAATATCAAGGACGCGCTGGGCTTTACCACCGGCGGGGACGACAAGCCGGACGCCTTCACCGTGGACCCCGCCAAGCTGAGCAAGACGGTCAAGACCGCGGAGTACCTGTCGGGCAAGACGATGTCCTTCACCCTGGACGGCGTGACAAAGAAGATCACCCTGCCCGAGGTGGCGAGCGGGGAGACGATCACCGCGGCCGACTATGTAAGCAAGCTCAACAAATCCCTGGAAAAGGCGTTTGGCACCGGCAAGATAACTGCGGGGCTCGACTACAGTACCATGGGCAGCACCCACCTGACGTTTGAAATCCAGCCCGGCTCCAGCCTGGCCGTCAGCTCAGGCGTGAACAAGGCCCTGGGCCTGGACAGCACGGCCAGCACCTACCTGAATACCGGCAAAACGCTGGGGGAGCTCAGCGGCGTGCTGGACGGCCTGACGACGGCGCCGGTGCCGGGCAGCGGGAAGGCGGCCAAGCAGGACGACGGCACCTACCTGGACGCCGACGGGAGGCTGGTGGACGAGCAGGGGTACCTGCTGGACGAGGCGGGCAACCAGGTGCAGGGCTACGAGCTGCGCATCAACGACACGCTCATCGGCACCTATACGGAGGACACCGCGCTTGAGACCGTGCTGGTGGACATCAACAGCAACACGGAGGCCGGGGTCAACGTCAACTACTCCAAGACCACCAACCAGTTCGTCTTTCAGAGCAAGGAGACCGGGGCGGGGCAGCAGATCAGCATCGATAGCGGGGGGCTGGCCGAGCGGCTGTTCGGCGCGATCGACCCCGCGGCGGCGGGCGCCGGCTCCAACTACACCGCCGGTGTGGACGCCAAGCTGAACGTCACCATCAACGGCACGGCCATGAGCCTGGTGCGCAGCAACAACACCTTCGACGTGGACGGCATGTCCGTCACGGTGAAGGACACCTTCGCCGCCGGGACGGAGGCGGTCACCTTCACCACCAAGGCGGACACGGAAAAGATTATGGGCGCCATCAAGAGCATGGTGGAGGACTACAACGCCATGGCCAAGGAGATCCGGGACGCCTACTCCACCCTGCCCGCCCAGAAGTCGGACAAGAGCAAGTACGAGCCCCTGACCGAGAGCGACAAGGAGGACATGACCGAGACCGCCATCAAAAACTACGAGGAGAAGGCCAAGCAGGGCCTCCTGTTCGGAGACAGCGACCTGTCCAGCCTCTACGGCAAGCTGCTCTCCGCCATCGCGCCCTCCGGGAGCGACGGGGCCGCCCTGCGGGCCATGGGCCTGAGCACCGACTACTCCGACGGCCTGACCACGCTGAGCCTGGACGAGACGGCGCTGCGGGAGGCGCTGGAGAATAACCCCGACTCCGTGACCGAGGCCTTTACCAAGGTGGCGGGCGCGGGCAGCTCCACCGACGGGCTGATGTCCAAGCTGAAGGCGCAGGTGGACGCCTACGCCTCCACCTCGGGCACCAAGGGGATTCTGATCAACAAGGCGGGGTCGAAGTACTCCCCCGTCTCCCTGCTGGACAACTCCCTCAAGGACCAGATGGACGAGTACGACACCCAGATTGAGAAGTGGCAGGACAAGCTGTCCGACAAGGTGGACTACTACACCCGGCAGTTCTCCCGCCTGGAGCAGCTCATTATGCAGATGAACTCCCAGAGCTCCTCCATCATGAGCATGATGGGCGGGACGAGCTCCTGA